The Leptospira selangorensis sequence TGTTTTGCTAAAAAGAGTAGAGGACCCTTTCGGTTTTTATTTGGGAGCGGGTTTACTTTTTATTTTAGGGACCCAGTTCGTTATCAATAGTTATGTGGTAACCGGGTTATTCCCGATTACCGGGATCAGCTTACCGTTTATGAGCTACGGAGGCTCTTCACTTCTTGTGGTTTTGGCGGCCTTCGGAATTCTTGTCAATATAACCAGAAAAGAAAACATAGGCGTATGAGATCGGTTTTAATCGCAGCCGGTGGGACCGGGGGCCATATTTCCCCAGGGGTCGCTCTCGCAGAAAGTCTTGTAAGTCGAAAAGATTCCTTAGGTATCTCTAGCGTTTTTCTACATTCTCTTATCCGAAATAAGGATAATCCGGATCTAAAACAAGCTCCTTGCGAAGTTGTCTGGCATAATACTCCTTCTCTCTCCGGAAATATTCTTTTATTACCTTTTAGATATATATTCCAACTTATCCGATCTTGGATTAAGTTTAGACAACTTGGTGTGGATGCAGTGGTCGGTATGGGTGGATATTCCAGTGTTCCAGCACTTCTATACGCCGTGATCTTCGGCAAAAAATTGTATCTATGTGAGCAGAATTGTATTCCTGGAAAAGTAAATCGTATCTTCTTTAGATTCGCGGACAAAGTCGCATTTAGTTTTCCCCCTAAGGATACAAAAGTTTCCTGTAGTTGGGAAATATTAGGAAATCCTTTAAGATCTAAAACTGTTCCTAAACTTGCTTTGAAGTTTAGCGAAAAATGGGATCCTAAAAAGAAAAAACAATTTAACGTTTTAGTAATGGGCGGTTCTCAGGGGGCAAGGCAGATCAATAATATGGTAGTCAACCTGATGAAACATGAAGTGATCCAGGAAAGATTCCGTTTTAGAATGCTTACCGGTACTGCATTATACGATGAAGTTTCGAAAAAAACAAAAGATGCGGATCTTATTTCTTATTCGGATAATATGGCGGAACATTATGAATGGGCTAATTTAGTTATCGCTCGTTCCGGTTCCGGAGTTCTTTCGGAATGTGCAGCTTATGCGCTTCCTATGATCCTTATCCCGTATCCGTTTGCAAAAGACGACCATCAAACTGCAAATGCAAAGTATATGGAAGCAAATGGTGCAGCGGCCTTACTCGAACAAAGAGATGAGGATGAAAGTAAATTATTCCGCATTCTGGATGAGTATGCGGAAAAACCTGAACTTTTGAACGAAATGTCTATTAGATCATTAGAATGTTCTCATGTAGATGCATCTACTGAAACTGCCAGTTTCTTTTTCGAAATTACTAAATAATGGGAATAGGGTCTATCCAACAAAGATTAGGATTTTCAAAACCTTTTTTTCTTGGGATCGGCGGTTCCGGTATGTCCAGTTTGGCGCATATATTAGCGGACGCAGGTTTCGAAGTTTCGGGCTACGACGGTAAAAAAAGTCAAGTCACTGAAAACTTAGAGAAGAAGGGAGTAAAAATATTCTCCAAACTTTCGGATCTAGAAGAGAATATTGAATACGACGCAGCTATTTACTCTTCTGCGATCCGTTTGGATTCACATCCGATTGCTATTTTTTTTAAGCAAAAAGGGATCCGATTTTTCCATAGATCGGAAGTTTTGCATCTTTGTTTCGAGCATCTAACTTGTATTGCAGTCGGCGGTTCTCACGGAAAAACTACGACCACTGCGATGACTGCACATATACTCAATGATCTGGGATATTCTCCTTCCGTGATGGTGGGAGGCGATGTTTCCTTTTTGAATGGAGTGGGTGGTAGATTTTCTTCCGGTAAGATAGGGGTTTTTGAGTCCGACGAATCGGATGGTACTTTTTTAAATCATAAAGCGCAGGTGCGTATCCTTACGAATATAGATGAGGACCATCTGGACTTCTATCATACCCGAGAGAAATTGTTGGAAGCATTCTCCCGATTTATTTCTTCCGGGACCCAAACCGTGGTCTTGGACTTGGATGACCCCGGAATATCGGATTGCCTGGAGTTAGTACAAGATAAATCCAAAATTTTCGGATTTGCTTCTTCTTCGGATACGAATATCAAATCGGAAGGTTTTAGAAATTTAGTACATTATAAAATAGAAAATAAGAAGCTGATATTCTTTTTAGATGGGAAAGAATTCGAGATCAATTCCAGATTTCCCGGAAAACATTATCTTACGAATTCACTTGCTGGAGTTCTGGCCGCTTATTCATTGGGAGCGGATCCAAAAGAAGCTGCTAAATCCGTTTCAGGGTATGCAGGAGTCAAACGCAGATTAGAATATATCGGAAATAAGAACGGTGTGGATATTTATGATGACTACGGGCATCATCCGACTGAAGTTCAGGCAGTTCTTTCTTCTATCAGGGAGCTTTCCGGAGGAAGAGGAAAGCCGGTGATCCTATTCCAGCCTCATAGATATACCCGAACTCAAAACTTATACCAGGACTTTGCCAAAAGTTTGGACCAAGTGGAAACAGTTCTACTTCTTCCCATATATTCCGCCGGAGAAGATCCGATCCCTGGAGTTTCTTCCGAGCTCATCGCTGACAAGATGAAGATAAGACCCAAAATCCTTTCCGGAAATTTGGAAGCTGATCTTTCTATATTGAAAGATCTACTTAAATCAGGAGATGTATTCGTAAGTTTAGGAGCGGGGAATGTTAGAGACTGGGGAGTTGAATTCTTGAAGTCCTAAATTCCATTTTAGAATTTCAAATAAGTTTATTACTTACTCAAAGTACAATACATCTCAAAAAGTATTGGACGAATCATGAAAATCACTCATTTTGACAAGCAGTAGAATGAAGTTAATAATTAACATCCCTTGCTATAACGAGGAAAAAACTCTTTCTACGGTGCTTGCTGAGGTCCCTAAAAAGATCCCTGGTATTAAAACGATAGAAGTTCAGATCGTAGATGATGGTTCCACGGACCGTACCTCAGAGATCGCTGCTTCATACGGTTGTAAAATTATTTCCCACAAAAAAAACTTAGGACTTGGAAGAGCATTCAAGTCCGGAATAGAGGCCGCTTTAGAAAGTGGCGCAGATATTTTTGTAAATACTGATGCAGACAATCAGTATCCATCCTCTTATATTTCCGATCTAATTGCTCCGGTTGTGAATGGTTCCGCGGATATAGCAATCGGGAATAGAATGCCTTGGAAGGTGGAATATTTTTCTCCCTTAAAGAAAACCTTACAATGGTTTGGGAATATGGTCGTTCGAAATTTAATCGGCACTGATATCCCGGATACAGTTTCCGGATTTAGGGCCTATTCCAGAGAAAGTCTTTTAAAGCTGAATATAACTACTAAATTTTCTTATGTTTTAGACACGATCGTGCAAGCAGTTAAAATGGATCTGACTGTTTCTTCCATTCCGATCCCTACGAATCCACCGACTAGAAAGTCCAGGTTGTTTAAAAATATTTTCCACCATATGTGGAAGTCTGGAACTTCTTTGATAAGGTTATTGATCATCTATAGACCTTTTCAATTTTTTGGTGTTTTGGCGGTTACCGCTTTTATCCCGGCGTTGGCAATTGCGATCCGGTTTCTGATCTTTTTCTATTTAGGGATTGGAAAGGGCCATGTGCAGTCTCTATTGTTTGCTGTAGTATTGGTAATTATTTCGGGGTTGTTCTTGGTTTCCGCGATCTTGGCCTTTTTGATCGGGATGAATCGCAAATTGAATGAAGAAATTTTGTATTATGAAAAGAAAAGGACCTTTTCAAAGCAGTAATTATAAATATTATAAATTTTCGAAAAGCGTATCCGTAAAGTTTCACATTTAGTAATTCAAAGAAACGTTTTCCTTACTGATAAAAATAAAAACGTAAGTTCTTAGGACTTTACCTTAAATTCTGATGATTTTTTTTGATAGTAAGAAGCGATCAAAAATACTGCTCCGTCACCAATTGTCGTTATAAATCGTAGGATAACGCTAAGTCCTATCGCAATTCCCGGCTCATATCGTGTAGAAAGGCTTGCTACTATGATCGCTTCCCGGACGCCAAGGCCTGCAGGTGCTCCAGGCGTCAAATATCCAAGTATCCAAGACCAAGAAAAAGCGGTCGTTAAAAGGAAGATGTTACTTTCAGGATATTCGAATACAGTTTCCGCAACAAGATCTAAAACAATTCCAATATTAAAAAATGTGATAAGATATAAAATACTCACGAGAATTAAAGTGGAGAATTTAGGAATTCGTAATTGAACTCCTCCTGTAAATTTCAATAATCTTTCTTTTCCAAATCGATTTATTATAA is a genomic window containing:
- a CDS encoding glycosyltransferase family 2 protein; the encoded protein is MKLIINIPCYNEEKTLSTVLAEVPKKIPGIKTIEVQIVDDGSTDRTSEIAASYGCKIISHKKNLGLGRAFKSGIEAALESGADIFVNTDADNQYPSSYISDLIAPVVNGSADIAIGNRMPWKVEYFSPLKKTLQWFGNMVVRNLIGTDIPDTVSGFRAYSRESLLKLNITTKFSYVLDTIVQAVKMDLTVSSIPIPTNPPTRKSRLFKNIFHHMWKSGTSLIRLLIIYRPFQFFGVLAVTAFIPALAIAIRFLIFFYLGIGKGHVQSLLFAVVLVIISGLFLVSAILAFLIGMNRKLNEEILYYEKKRTFSKQ
- the murC gene encoding UDP-N-acetylmuramate--L-alanine ligase; its protein translation is MGIGSIQQRLGFSKPFFLGIGGSGMSSLAHILADAGFEVSGYDGKKSQVTENLEKKGVKIFSKLSDLEENIEYDAAIYSSAIRLDSHPIAIFFKQKGIRFFHRSEVLHLCFEHLTCIAVGGSHGKTTTTAMTAHILNDLGYSPSVMVGGDVSFLNGVGGRFSSGKIGVFESDESDGTFLNHKAQVRILTNIDEDHLDFYHTREKLLEAFSRFISSGTQTVVLDLDDPGISDCLELVQDKSKIFGFASSSDTNIKSEGFRNLVHYKIENKKLIFFLDGKEFEINSRFPGKHYLTNSLAGVLAAYSLGADPKEAAKSVSGYAGVKRRLEYIGNKNGVDIYDDYGHHPTEVQAVLSSIRELSGGRGKPVILFQPHRYTRTQNLYQDFAKSLDQVETVLLLPIYSAGEDPIPGVSSELIADKMKIRPKILSGNLEADLSILKDLLKSGDVFVSLGAGNVRDWGVEFLKS
- a CDS encoding UDP-N-acetylglucosamine--N-acetylmuramyl-(pentapeptide) pyrophosphoryl-undecaprenol N-acetylglucosamine transferase, whose translation is MRSVLIAAGGTGGHISPGVALAESLVSRKDSLGISSVFLHSLIRNKDNPDLKQAPCEVVWHNTPSLSGNILLLPFRYIFQLIRSWIKFRQLGVDAVVGMGGYSSVPALLYAVIFGKKLYLCEQNCIPGKVNRIFFRFADKVAFSFPPKDTKVSCSWEILGNPLRSKTVPKLALKFSEKWDPKKKKQFNVLVMGGSQGARQINNMVVNLMKHEVIQERFRFRMLTGTALYDEVSKKTKDADLISYSDNMAEHYEWANLVIARSGSGVLSECAAYALPMILIPYPFAKDDHQTANAKYMEANGAAALLEQRDEDESKLFRILDEYAEKPELLNEMSIRSLECSHVDASTETASFFFEITK